A genomic region of Methylobacterium durans contains the following coding sequences:
- a CDS encoding peptidase domain-containing ABC transporter, with the protein MRDALQFGFGRRLPVILQAEAAECGMACLAMVLGHHGHAIDLGALRRRHALSLKGMTLRNLIDLAGTMGLAARALRVELTDLGRLKLPCILHWGLNHFVVLAEVRARGIVVHDPARGRRSLTLAEASREFTGVALEVSPNQGFVRASPPPGFRLADLFRNIGGVRGALGQILALSLGIELIAILMPIASQIVIDEVIVNADLDLLLVVAIGVVLLLLVQLALAVARTWAIMLAGSTLNYQWSGSLFDHLSRLPLDYFEKRHVGDVISRFGSLATIQKGLTTDLVQAVLDGIMSIGMLIMLAVYGGWLALVALISTALTTALRVAAFAAYREGTEEAIVAEARQQTHFIETVRGMASVKLLGLRERRRGAWMNQFVTALNARLRLQRLDLVFGRANELLFGADRLILLVLGARAVIEQSMTLGMLVAFLTYRDQFSQRVGNLIESGFKLRMLDVQTDRLSDVVLTEPEERPGAAPPEVAAPAVAGSRAGAIAVRGLALRYGADEPWIFRGLGFDVPAGTSFAITGPSGCGKTTMMKIMMGLLSASEGSVAVDGRDIRTIGPAAYRRRIAGVMQNDGLFAGSIAENIACFDERPDQGWIEECAARAAILADIRRTPMGFETLVGDMGSTLSGGQKQRVILARALYRRPDILFLDEATSHLDEPTEAAIAAALRELDMTRVIVAHRPATIAHADQVLGFERPEPTPAALAPARAAE; encoded by the coding sequence GTGCGCGACGCCCTCCAGTTCGGCTTCGGCCGGCGCCTGCCCGTCATCCTGCAGGCCGAGGCCGCCGAGTGCGGCATGGCCTGCCTCGCCATGGTGCTCGGCCACCACGGGCACGCGATCGATCTCGGCGCGCTGCGCCGCCGCCACGCCCTCTCCCTCAAGGGCATGACCCTGCGCAACCTGATCGACCTCGCGGGGACGATGGGTCTCGCGGCCCGGGCGCTGCGCGTCGAGCTCACCGATCTCGGCCGCCTCAAGCTGCCCTGCATCCTGCACTGGGGCCTCAACCACTTCGTGGTGCTGGCCGAGGTGCGCGCCAGGGGCATCGTCGTGCACGATCCCGCCCGCGGGCGCCGCAGCCTCACCCTGGCCGAGGCCTCGCGCGAGTTCACGGGCGTGGCGCTCGAGGTGAGCCCGAATCAGGGCTTCGTGCGCGCGAGCCCGCCCCCGGGCTTTCGCCTCGCGGACCTGTTCCGCAACATCGGCGGCGTGCGCGGCGCGCTCGGGCAGATCCTCGCCCTGTCCCTCGGAATCGAGCTCATCGCGATCCTGATGCCGATCGCCTCGCAGATCGTGATCGACGAGGTGATCGTGAACGCCGACCTCGACCTCCTGCTCGTGGTCGCGATCGGCGTCGTGCTCCTGCTCCTCGTCCAACTCGCCCTCGCGGTGGCGCGCACCTGGGCCATCATGCTGGCGGGCTCGACGCTGAATTATCAATGGTCGGGCAGCCTGTTCGACCACCTCTCGCGCCTGCCCCTCGACTATTTCGAGAAGCGGCACGTGGGCGACGTGATCTCCCGGTTCGGCTCCCTCGCGACGATCCAGAAGGGCCTCACCACCGACCTCGTCCAGGCGGTGCTCGACGGCATCATGTCGATCGGCATGCTGATCATGCTCGCCGTCTACGGCGGCTGGCTCGCCCTCGTCGCCCTGATCTCGACGGCGCTGACGACCGCGCTCCGGGTCGCGGCCTTCGCGGCCTACCGCGAGGGCACCGAGGAGGCGATCGTCGCCGAGGCGCGCCAGCAGACGCATTTCATCGAGACGGTGCGGGGCATGGCGAGCGTGAAGCTCCTCGGGCTTCGCGAGCGCCGCCGCGGCGCCTGGATGAACCAGTTCGTCACGGCGCTGAACGCGCGGCTGCGCCTGCAGCGCCTCGACCTCGTCTTCGGCCGGGCGAACGAGCTGCTGTTCGGCGCCGACCGGCTGATCCTGCTGGTGCTCGGCGCGCGCGCCGTGATCGAGCAGTCGATGACGCTCGGCATGCTCGTCGCCTTCCTGACCTACCGGGACCAGTTCTCGCAGCGGGTCGGCAATCTCATCGAGTCCGGCTTCAAGCTGCGCATGCTCGACGTGCAGACGGATCGGCTCTCCGACGTCGTGCTGACCGAGCCCGAGGAGCGGCCGGGCGCGGCCCCGCCGGAGGTGGCGGCTCCCGCCGTCGCCGGCTCGCGGGCGGGCGCCATCGCCGTGCGCGGCCTCGCGCTGCGCTACGGCGCCGACGAGCCCTGGATCTTTCGCGGCCTCGGCTTCGACGTGCCGGCGGGTACGAGCTTCGCCATTACCGGCCCCTCCGGCTGCGGCAAGACCACCATGATGAAGATCATGATGGGATTGCTCTCGGCGAGCGAGGGCAGCGTCGCGGTCGACGGGCGCGACATCCGCACGATCGGCCCCGCCGCCTATCGCCGCCGGATCGCGGGCGTGATGCAGAACGACGGGCTGTTCGCGGGCTCGATCGCCGAGAACATCGCCTGCTTCGACGAGCGGCCGGACCAGGGCTGGATCGAGGAATGCGCCGCCCGCGCCGCGATCCTCGCCGACATCCGGCGCACGCCGATGGGCTTCGAGACGCTGGTCGGCGACATGGGCTCGACGCTCTCCGGCGGACAGAAGCAGCGGGTCATCCTCGCCCGCGCCCTCTACCGGCGCCCCGACATCCTGTTCCTCGACGAGGCGACGAGCCACCTCGACGAGCCGACCGAGGCCGCGATCGCCGCAGCTTTGCGCGAGCTTGACATGACCCGGGTCATCGTCGCCCACCGCCCCGCCACGATCGCGCATGCCGACCAAGTGCTCGGCTTCGAGCGGCCGGAGCCGACGCCCGCCGCGCTCGCGCCGGCGCGGGCGGCGGAGTGA
- a CDS encoding HlyD family secretion protein has protein sequence MTSPLFRREVAAARRDAWLGEAQLVQPLPLRFVTGVCLALILAALAYAALGSYTRRVHAQGLLTPNVGLITLTSPVAGRVSAAGGREGGRVERGQLLFTIDLDAVSASGPTQTRVIDELGRQKESVEKQRSLRASTAETEKRALSEQIANLEAQAHQLSEQIDLQERLVQPLRERVDVLAKAVTNGLARAADLQSQNYLYMQASTQLAQFKQTNLQLGGRIADLKSQRATFDDRLARDIADMDRSAAQLEQQRAESEARRAIEVRAPEAGILTSIRAQAGQSVGAGATLLTLLPSEGRLQANLFVDSASIGFIETGASVMLRYAAFPFQRFGLYRGVVTEVTRAPLDGDDVPETAGVRKAGGIYRIVVRPDEDGVLAYGERRRLEAGMRVEADIALETRPLYRWLLDPLFRVKRSVDLVTEGG, from the coding sequence ATGACGTCGCCGCTCTTCCGGCGCGAGGTCGCCGCGGCCCGGCGCGATGCCTGGCTCGGCGAAGCGCAGCTCGTTCAGCCGCTGCCTCTGCGCTTCGTGACCGGGGTCTGCCTCGCGCTGATCCTCGCCGCGCTCGCCTACGCCGCCCTCGGTAGCTACACCCGCCGCGTCCATGCGCAGGGCCTGCTCACGCCGAATGTCGGCCTGATCACGCTGACGAGCCCCGTTGCGGGCCGGGTCAGCGCCGCGGGGGGCCGCGAGGGCGGTCGGGTCGAGCGGGGCCAGCTCCTCTTCACGATCGATCTCGACGCGGTCTCCGCGAGCGGCCCGACCCAGACCCGGGTCATCGACGAGCTCGGCCGGCAGAAGGAGAGCGTCGAGAAGCAGCGGAGCCTGCGTGCCTCCACCGCCGAGACCGAGAAGCGCGCGCTCTCGGAGCAGATCGCGAACCTAGAGGCGCAGGCCCACCAGCTGTCCGAGCAGATCGACCTGCAGGAGCGGCTGGTCCAGCCCCTGCGGGAGCGCGTCGACGTGCTCGCGAAGGCCGTCACCAACGGCCTCGCCCGCGCCGCCGACCTGCAGAGCCAGAACTACCTCTACATGCAGGCGAGCACGCAGCTTGCCCAATTCAAGCAGACGAACCTGCAGCTCGGTGGCCGGATCGCCGACCTCAAGTCGCAGCGGGCGACCTTCGACGACCGCCTCGCCCGCGACATCGCCGACATGGACCGCAGCGCGGCCCAGCTGGAGCAGCAGCGGGCCGAGAGCGAGGCGCGCCGGGCGATCGAGGTGCGTGCGCCCGAGGCCGGCATCCTCACCTCGATCCGCGCTCAGGCTGGCCAGAGCGTGGGGGCGGGCGCAACCCTGCTCACGCTGTTGCCGAGCGAGGGGCGGCTTCAGGCGAATCTCTTCGTCGATTCCGCTTCGATCGGCTTCATCGAGACGGGCGCTTCGGTGATGCTGCGCTACGCCGCCTTCCCCTTCCAGCGCTTCGGCCTCTACCGCGGCGTGGTGACGGAGGTGACGCGCGCACCCCTGGACGGGGACGACGTGCCCGAGACCGCGGGCGTGCGGAAGGCCGGCGGCATCTACCGGATCGTGGTGCGGCCCGACGAGGACGGCGTGCTGGCCTACGGCGAGCGCCGCCGGCTCGAGGCCGGCATGCGCGTCGAGGCGGACATCGCGCTGGAAACGCGCCCGCTCTACCGCTGGCTGCTCGACCCGCTCTTTCGGGTCAAGCGCAGCGTCGATCTCGTCACCGAGGGCGGCTGA
- a CDS encoding DUF1206 domain-containing protein → MFHPDASKLELLARLGYGARGIVYCLVGGLAALAAIGSGGQTGGSKSALASLLGQPFGRAWIGLIALGLVGFALWRVIEAVTDADRHGHSAKGLAVRAGHAVSGVVYGGLALSAARLAMGSGGGGDDRAARDWTAWLLAKPLGQVLTGLIGAIVIGVGLAYLRKSWKGDVLRRLSLPSEVHRWAVPVGRLGFAARGVVFTLIGAFLILAAFHSRSAEAKGLGEALQFIGRQPFGWVLLAVTAAGLFAFGLFGLVQARYRHIDAPDASDAKAALRNAASSLRGT, encoded by the coding sequence GTGTTTCACCCGGACGCCTCGAAACTCGAGTTGCTCGCCCGCCTCGGCTACGGCGCGCGCGGGATCGTCTACTGCCTCGTGGGCGGCCTCGCCGCGCTCGCCGCCATCGGTTCGGGCGGCCAGACCGGCGGTAGCAAGAGCGCGCTGGCGAGCCTGCTCGGCCAACCCTTCGGGCGCGCCTGGATCGGCCTCATCGCGCTCGGTCTCGTCGGCTTCGCGCTCTGGCGGGTGATCGAGGCCGTGACCGACGCGGACCGGCACGGCCACTCGGCCAAGGGCCTCGCCGTGCGCGCCGGCCATGCCGTAAGCGGCGTCGTCTACGGCGGCCTGGCGCTCTCGGCCGCGCGGCTCGCGATGGGGAGCGGCGGCGGTGGCGACGACCGGGCGGCGCGGGACTGGACCGCGTGGCTCCTCGCCAAGCCGCTCGGCCAAGTCCTCACCGGGCTCATCGGCGCGATCGTGATCGGGGTCGGCCTCGCCTACCTTCGCAAGAGCTGGAAGGGCGACGTCCTGCGGCGGCTCTCGCTCCCCTCGGAGGTCCATCGCTGGGCCGTGCCGGTCGGGCGCCTCGGCTTCGCCGCGCGGGGCGTGGTGTTCACCCTCATCGGCGCCTTCCTCATCCTCGCCGCCTTCCACAGCCGGTCGGCGGAGGCCAAGGGACTCGGCGAGGCCCTGCAATTCATCGGGCGGCAGCCCTTCGGCTGGGTGCTCCTCGCGGTGACCGCGGCGGGCCTCTTCGCCTTCGGCCTGTTCGGATTGGTGCAGGCCCGCTACCGCCACATCGACGCGCCGGACGCCTCCGACGCGAAGGCGGCGCTGCGGAACGCCGCCTCGTCGCTGCGCGGCACCTGA
- a CDS encoding 5-formyltetrahydrofolate cyclo-ligase: MGDVSEDSRPGLEAPAELPARPGGDADWPTVRTWRKETRSALIARRVAIPSDDRIACSRQIDLALAQAVQSSGAGLIGFYWPFRGEYDPRGVMAALREQGARLALPVIVAKGEPLVFREWSPGSLMVQGIWNIPTPEAGDPVQPDLLVVPLVGFDGQGYRLGYGGGFYDRTIAAMPARPRTIGVGFSLGRLETIYPQPHDIALDRVITEG, from the coding sequence ATGGGTGACGTGTCCGAGGATTCCCGGCCCGGTCTGGAGGCGCCGGCCGAACTGCCGGCCCGCCCCGGGGGCGACGCCGACTGGCCGACGGTGCGGACGTGGCGCAAGGAGACGCGCTCCGCCCTCATCGCTCGGCGCGTGGCGATTCCGTCCGACGACCGCATCGCCTGCAGCCGCCAGATCGATCTCGCCCTCGCCCAGGCGGTGCAATCGAGCGGCGCCGGCCTGATCGGGTTCTACTGGCCGTTCCGGGGCGAGTACGATCCGCGCGGCGTGATGGCGGCCCTGCGGGAGCAAGGCGCCCGCCTCGCCCTCCCGGTGATCGTGGCGAAGGGCGAGCCGCTCGTCTTCCGCGAATGGTCGCCCGGCAGCCTGATGGTCCAGGGCATCTGGAACATCCCGACCCCGGAGGCCGGCGACCCGGTCCAGCCCGACCTCCTCGTCGTGCCCCTCGTCGGCTTCGACGGGCAGGGCTACCGCCTCGGCTACGGCGGCGGGTTCTACGACCGGACCATCGCCGCGATGCCGGCGAGGCCGCGGACGATCGGGGTCGGCTTCTCGCTGGGGCGCCTTGAGACGATCTACCCGCAGCCGCACGACATCGCGCTCGACCGGGTCATCACGGAGGGGTGA
- a CDS encoding trypsin-like serine protease: protein MPAPARSAIRRAAILAAVASACVASLPARAIDGGAAASRRDALAQATVGIGTVTRPDDVYRLTRCSGVLISADLVLTAAHCLNGDPLGAIIVFYRGSEAVRPVYTARVVARFSPDPGDLSASAAGITLADLSLDLAVLRLSAPVRDRVPVPLAASPQRVPSALRMAGVGLSGRGVGRLRTARLVPLAASSTGLTIARVDGARVCLGDSGGPVVAQDRRGLFVWGVASAVITDRATCGSLVVVAPAAQVFGARGGPSIASAGP, encoded by the coding sequence ATGCCTGCCCCTGCCCGCTCCGCGATCCGACGGGCCGCCATCCTGGCCGCCGTCGCCTCCGCCTGCGTCGCGAGCCTGCCGGCGCGGGCCATCGACGGCGGCGCCGCCGCCAGCCGCAGGGATGCCCTCGCGCAGGCGACCGTCGGGATCGGCACCGTGACCCGGCCCGACGACGTTTATCGCCTGACCCGCTGCTCGGGCGTCCTGATCAGCGCCGATCTGGTGCTCACCGCGGCCCATTGCCTGAATGGCGATCCACTCGGAGCGATCATCGTCTTCTATCGCGGCAGCGAGGCGGTGCGTCCGGTCTACACGGCCCGCGTCGTCGCCCGGTTCAGCCCCGATCCGGGCGACCTCAGCGCGAGCGCCGCGGGCATCACCCTCGCGGACCTCTCCCTCGACCTCGCGGTGCTGCGGCTGTCGGCTCCCGTGCGCGACCGGGTGCCGGTCCCCTTGGCCGCGAGCCCGCAGCGCGTGCCGAGCGCCCTGCGGATGGCCGGCGTCGGCCTCTCGGGCCGCGGCGTCGGACGCCTGCGCACGGCGCGGCTCGTGCCCCTCGCCGCGTCGAGCACGGGACTGACGATCGCGCGCGTCGACGGCGCCCGGGTCTGCCTCGGGGATTCGGGCGGGCCCGTGGTCGCGCAGGATCGGCGCGGGCTCTTCGTCTGGGGCGTTGCCAGCGCGGTGATCACCGACCGCGCAACCTGCGGCAGCCTCGTCGTCGTCGCGCCGGCGGCCCAGGTCTTCGGGGCGCGGGGCGGGCCCTCGATCGCCTCCGCCGGGCCCTGA
- a CDS encoding HD-GYP domain-containing protein, whose amino-acid sequence MLPGVVVLVSDQPNRSAALAEALRGVGRCELVGPDVNWSARETAIAVVTDLDLTRPAAMQCLLGLRTQPWAETCPLLCIAHRTSDKALRQAQVLGASACLPYYAEPHIVVTALLNLINPDEGSLNATVRQCAERAGAALTGLFATAGTNGRVDLQAIDTCVDPLLLALSDGGLSRWLNTIRAHDNATYQHSLVVAGLAAQFATHIGFPEAQRQRLVRAALVHDVGKARIPRDLLLKRGSLDAAEAAIMRTHAILGYEILRASGGADPAMLDAVRHHHEMLDGSGYPDGISGDAISDVVRFLTICDIYAALTERRSYKPAMTPDEAMGILQGMQGRIETRFVQAFGKAVARAA is encoded by the coding sequence TTGCTGCCCGGTGTGGTTGTTCTTGTCAGCGATCAGCCCAACCGCAGCGCGGCGCTGGCCGAGGCCCTGCGCGGCGTCGGGCGCTGCGAGCTGGTCGGTCCCGACGTGAACTGGTCCGCTCGGGAGACGGCCATCGCCGTCGTGACCGATCTCGACCTCACGCGGCCTGCCGCGATGCAGTGCCTGCTCGGCCTGCGCACCCAGCCCTGGGCGGAAACCTGCCCGCTTCTGTGCATCGCGCACCGCACCTCGGACAAGGCGCTGCGGCAGGCGCAGGTCCTCGGCGCCAGCGCCTGCCTGCCCTACTACGCCGAGCCGCACATCGTCGTGACGGCGCTCCTCAACCTCATCAATCCCGACGAGGGCTCGCTCAACGCCACCGTCCGCCAATGCGCCGAGCGCGCGGGCGCCGCCTTGACCGGCCTGTTCGCCACGGCCGGCACGAACGGGCGTGTCGACCTGCAGGCGATCGACACCTGTGTCGACCCGCTGCTCCTCGCCCTCAGCGACGGGGGCCTCTCGCGCTGGCTCAACACGATCCGGGCGCACGACAATGCAACCTACCAGCACTCGCTCGTGGTGGCGGGCCTCGCCGCGCAATTCGCGACGCATATCGGCTTCCCGGAGGCGCAGCGGCAGCGCCTCGTGCGGGCAGCCCTGGTCCACGACGTCGGCAAGGCGCGGATCCCGCGCGACCTGCTCCTCAAGCGCGGCTCCCTCGACGCGGCGGAAGCCGCGATCATGCGCACGCACGCGATCCTCGGCTACGAGATCCTGAGGGCGAGCGGCGGCGCCGACCCGGCGATGCTCGACGCCGTCCGCCATCACCACGAGATGCTCGACGGCAGCGGCTACCCGGATGGGATCAGCGGCGACGCGATCAGCGACGTCGTCCGCTTCCTGACGATCTGCGACATCTACGCGGCCCTGACCGAGCGCCGGTCCTACAAGCCGGCCATGACGCCGGACGAGGCGATGGGCATCCTCCAGGGCATGCAGGGCCGGATCGAGACGCGCTTCGTCCAGGCTTTCGGCAAGGCCGTGGCGCGCGCGGCATAG
- a CDS encoding glutathione S-transferase C-terminal domain-containing protein produces the protein MITLYAYPDLFGLADNNGYGLKVYAFLRLAGLPFAHRHIVDASGAPRGQLPYITDGDERIGDSDTILAHLTRAYGVTLDAALTARQRDLGLMIARLLDDLYWVMSYSRWKDDRYWPAFRDALLAEHPSLTEADLQAARDFNAQRYHFQGIGRFDPPAAYARGLADLQVLANLVPADGYLFGASPTSVDAGLYGFLANIHFSPIETPLRQFLAAQPHLVRHCTAMHAAVASAGAGPDASRGA, from the coding sequence ATGATCACGCTCTACGCCTATCCGGACCTGTTCGGGCTCGCCGACAACAACGGCTACGGGCTCAAGGTGTACGCCTTCCTGAGGCTCGCCGGCCTGCCCTTCGCCCACCGGCACATCGTCGATGCCTCCGGCGCGCCGCGCGGGCAGCTCCCCTACATCACCGACGGGGACGAGCGGATCGGCGACAGCGACACGATCCTCGCGCATCTGACCCGCGCCTACGGCGTGACGCTCGACGCCGCGCTCACGGCGCGGCAGCGCGACCTCGGTCTGATGATCGCGCGCCTGCTCGACGACCTCTATTGGGTGATGTCCTACAGCCGCTGGAAGGACGATCGCTACTGGCCCGCCTTCCGGGACGCCCTCCTCGCCGAGCATCCGAGCTTGACCGAGGCCGACCTGCAGGCGGCGCGGGACTTCAACGCCCAGCGCTACCACTTCCAGGGCATCGGGCGCTTCGATCCGCCCGCCGCCTATGCCCGCGGGCTCGCCGATCTCCAGGTGCTCGCCAACCTTGTTCCGGCGGACGGCTACCTGTTCGGCGCGAGCCCGACGAGCGTCGATGCCGGTCTCTACGGCTTCCTCGCCAACATCCACTTCTCGCCGATCGAGACACCGCTGAGGCAGTTCCTCGCAGCGCAACCCCATCTCGTCCGGCACTGCACGGCGATGCACGCGGCCGTCGCCTCTGCCGGTGCCGGTCCGGACGCGAGCCGCGGGGCATGA
- a CDS encoding solute carrier family 23 protein, which produces MGLQDRETGRGFEPGFPRWRLARGAVIQPDERPPLGQMLVLALQHVVAMFGSTALAPVLMGFDPNLATLFSGIATLLFFVVVGGRVPSYLGSSFAFIAVVIAATGYGGSGPNPNLAVALGGIVAAGAVYALIGLGVMLAGDAWIGRLMPPAVTGAIVAAIGLNLAPIGVKGISGSGLDVGVGLFTVAAVGVAAAYLPGMARRLPLLIGALSGTLLYAALANGLGLAPPVDVARVAAAPWFGWPSVTAPVFEPSAIWLIAPVALVLVAENLGHVKAIGAMTGRNLDPYLGRAFLGDGLATMLSGAFGGTGVTTYAENMGVMAVTRIYSTLVFALAGAVAILFGLSPKFGAAILVIPGPVIGGLSVVVFGLITAAAGRIFVENRVDFSQSRTLLTVGTALVLGAGDFTVSLGAFRLGGIGTATVAAILLYHLLRDEPA; this is translated from the coding sequence ATGGGGTTGCAGGACCGGGAGACGGGGCGGGGTTTCGAGCCGGGCTTTCCGCGTTGGCGGCTCGCCCGGGGCGCGGTGATCCAGCCCGACGAGCGGCCGCCCCTCGGCCAGATGCTGGTGCTCGCCCTCCAGCACGTCGTCGCGATGTTCGGCTCGACCGCGCTCGCGCCCGTGCTGATGGGGTTCGACCCGAATCTCGCCACCCTGTTCTCCGGCATCGCGACGCTGCTGTTCTTCGTCGTGGTCGGCGGCCGGGTGCCGAGCTATCTCGGCTCCAGCTTCGCCTTCATCGCCGTGGTGATCGCCGCCACCGGCTACGGCGGCAGCGGCCCCAACCCGAATCTCGCGGTGGCCCTCGGCGGCATCGTGGCGGCCGGTGCGGTCTACGCGCTGATCGGCCTCGGGGTCATGCTCGCCGGCGATGCCTGGATCGGCCGTCTGATGCCGCCCGCCGTCACGGGGGCGATCGTCGCCGCGATCGGCCTCAACCTCGCGCCGATCGGCGTGAAGGGCATCTCCGGTTCCGGCCTCGACGTCGGCGTCGGCCTCTTCACCGTGGCGGCGGTGGGCGTCGCGGCCGCCTACCTGCCGGGAATGGCCCGGCGGCTGCCCCTGCTGATCGGGGCCCTGTCCGGCACCCTGCTGTACGCCGCCCTGGCGAACGGCCTCGGGCTCGCCCCGCCCGTCGACGTCGCGCGGGTGGCCGCGGCCCCCTGGTTCGGCTGGCCGAGCGTCACGGCGCCGGTCTTCGAGCCGTCCGCGATCTGGCTGATCGCCCCGGTCGCCCTGGTGCTCGTCGCCGAGAACCTCGGTCACGTGAAGGCCATCGGCGCGATGACCGGGCGCAACCTCGACCCGTATCTCGGCCGCGCCTTCCTCGGCGACGGCCTCGCCACGATGCTGTCGGGCGCCTTCGGCGGGACCGGGGTGACGACCTACGCGGAGAACATGGGCGTGATGGCGGTCACGCGGATCTACTCGACTCTGGTCTTCGCGCTCGCGGGCGCCGTAGCCATCCTGTTCGGCCTGTCGCCGAAATTCGGCGCCGCGATCCTGGTGATCCCGGGGCCCGTGATCGGCGGCCTGTCCGTGGTGGTCTTCGGCCTGATCACCGCCGCGGCGGGGCGGATCTTCGTGGAGAACCGGGTCGACTTCTCCCAGAGCCGGACGCTGCTCACGGTCGGCACGGCGCTCGTCCTCGGCGCCGGCGACTTCACGGTGAGCCTCGGCGCGTTCCGGCTCGGCGGAATCGGAACGGCGACGGTTGCGGCGATTCTTCTCTACCACCTCCTGCGGGACGAGCCGGCCTGA
- a CDS encoding DUF6494 family protein — translation MDEDRFNIELRKFLKEVGVTSQREIERVAREGQVQGGTLKLRMTLTAENAPLDHVVERTISLGEDRGEAG, via the coding sequence ATGGACGAGGACCGCTTCAACATCGAGCTGCGGAAGTTCCTGAAGGAGGTCGGGGTCACCTCCCAGCGCGAGATCGAGCGCGTCGCCCGCGAGGGCCAGGTGCAGGGCGGCACGCTGAAGCTGCGCATGACCCTCACCGCCGAAAACGCGCCGCTCGACCACGTCGTCGAGCGGACGATCTCCCTCGGCGAGGACAGGGGCGAGGCGGGCTGA
- a CDS encoding cytochrome P460 family protein has protein sequence MAMAACAVALIPLAVGGADDDASPIFDVRLPAGYRDWQLISVAHEAGSLNDLRAVLGNDVAVKAYRDGTRPFPDGTIIGRLAWKYVPSEENNAIFGQAQSFVPGAATNIQFSVKDSRKYAETGGWGYGQFEDGKPNRSKALMETCFPCHARANKADDFVFTRYTP, from the coding sequence ATGGCAATGGCCGCATGTGCCGTCGCCCTGATACCCCTCGCTGTCGGCGGTGCCGACGACGACGCCTCACCGATCTTCGACGTCAGGCTTCCCGCCGGCTACCGCGACTGGCAGTTGATCAGCGTCGCGCACGAGGCGGGCAGCCTCAACGACCTCCGCGCCGTGCTCGGAAACGACGTCGCGGTCAAGGCCTATCGGGACGGGACCCGCCCCTTCCCCGACGGCACGATCATCGGGCGATTGGCCTGGAAATACGTGCCCTCGGAGGAGAACAACGCCATCTTCGGTCAGGCGCAATCCTTCGTCCCGGGAGCCGCGACGAACATCCAGTTCAGCGTCAAGGATTCCCGGAAATACGCCGAGACGGGCGGCTGGGGCTACGGCCAGTTCGAGGACGGCAAGCCCAATCGCAGCAAGGCGCTGATGGAGACCTGCTTCCCCTGCCATGCGCGCGCGAACAAGGCGGACGATTTCGTCTTCACGCGCTACACGCCCTGA